The genomic stretch CTTCTTTTCCCGCGTAGTCAAAGACGAACTCGTTCGAGAAGGTATGAACGATGCGCTTGCACACGAACTGACTCGCCACCTGGCTCAGGAAGTTTTGCGCGCATCTGGAGAAAAAGATGCTCTGGACAAAACCACATTGGCGATGAAGCAGCCTGTCTTGTTCGGACGGCCGGAGGCTGAGTACTTCAAAAAATTGATCCGTGAAGCAGCAGCCCAAGGAGATACGGAAAATGCTAAAAAATACTTGACTGACATTATTAAAGAGAGCAAAAGCAACATCCAATCCATGCTCCGCCAGGCTGGTTTAGGCAATCCGGCGGTCGGGTTTGAAGGTGCGCTCTTCGGACGTTTCGTCACATCGGATGTTCTGGCGCGCGTGGATGCTCCGGTTCATGTCGCCCACGCCTTTACTACCCACGAACTTCGGACCGAGATCGACTTCTTTACGGTGGTGGACGACCTCGCCGCCGATGAGGAAACGGGTGCGGCCCACGCAGGGGACATGGAGCTTGGCGCTGGGATCTTTTATGGGTATGTTGCCGTAGACGTACCGCTCCTCGTGTCCAACTTGGGCGGTCGTGATCGGAAGGAATGGAAGGCGGATCCGGAAGGGCAGGCGATGGCCCGGGAACTCCTGGAACTTCTCATTCAGGCGATCGCCACGGTTTCGCCAGGAGCCAAACTTGGGGCGACTGCGCCGTATGCCCGAGCGGAGTTTGTGATGTTGGAAGCCGGAGAGGCTCTTCCTCGGAGTTTGGCAAATGCCTTTTTGGAGCCGGTGTCTTTGAACGGAGGCGGAAACGTGCTTGCGAAGTCCGTCGGGCGAGTTGCCGAGTACCTTTCGCAGCTCGAAGGGATGTACGGCGATACGGGTGAAAAGCGGTACGTCGCTTCGCTTCACCCTTGGCCGCGGGAACGGGAGCAAAAAACCAATCTTCCCACCGCAATTCGGGGCACGCTCGACGCGATTTTCGGAGCCGTTGAAGGGTAGGCGAGGGCGGATGAAAGCCTTGGTACTTCGCCTTGACGCTCCCATGCTTTCCTTTGGTACGACTGCCATTGACCATCTAGGATTCACGGATTACTTTCCGGGGACGGCGCTTTTGACCGGATTGATTGGAAACGCGCTGGGCTGGGAGCACCGGGATTTCGATAAACTTCAACGCTTGCAAGAACGCCTCCGGTATGCAGCTCGTTGGGATATCCGGCCCGTGCGAATGGTGGACTATCAGACGGTAGATTTAGGCCAACCCAAAATGGCCGAAGCCGGCTGGACCACCCGCGGAAAGCCCGAGC from Brockia lithotrophica encodes the following:
- the cas7e gene encoding type I-E CRISPR-associated protein Cas7/Cse4/CasC, whose product is MFLQVHYLTSYHASLLNRDDTGLAKRIRFGGVERLRVSSQAQKKHWRDWMMQETSLPSAIRSRHFFSRVVKDELVREGMNDALAHELTRHLAQEVLRASGEKDALDKTTLAMKQPVLFGRPEAEYFKKLIREAAAQGDTENAKKYLTDIIKESKSNIQSMLRQAGLGNPAVGFEGALFGRFVTSDVLARVDAPVHVAHAFTTHELRTEIDFFTVVDDLAADEETGAAHAGDMELGAGIFYGYVAVDVPLLVSNLGGRDRKEWKADPEGQAMARELLELLIQAIATVSPGAKLGATAPYARAEFVMLEAGEALPRSLANAFLEPVSLNGGGNVLAKSVGRVAEYLSQLEGMYGDTGEKRYVASLHPWPREREQKTNLPTAIRGTLDAIFGAVEG